One part of the Odontesthes bonariensis isolate fOdoBon6 chromosome 15, fOdoBon6.hap1, whole genome shotgun sequence genome encodes these proteins:
- the ano8b gene encoding anoctamin-8 isoform X1: MPDTGTAAAGAAAAAGGAATSSDGSESSRHRHRSQQGDAEKPDPGAAPQQSSSGVLDKLFGKRLLQAGRHIMSHKSWMKTVPTENCDVLMTFADATDDHTLLWLLNHIRLGIPELIIQIRHHKKTRVYAFFITATYENLLRGAEEMGLRKAVKPEFGGGTRIFSCEEDYIYENIESELCFFTSQERQSIIRYWLDNLRAKHGEVLHNINFLEGQPIIPELSARGVIQQVFPLHEQRILSQLMKSWVQAVCEKQPLDDICDYFGVKIAMYFAWLGFYTTSMLYPAVIGFVLWMLTESDQTSRDICCVVFALFNVVWATLFLERWKRRGAELAYKWGTLDTPAESLEEPRPQFRGIKRCSPITGCEEFYYPPWRRRVFRWLVSLPICILCLCFVFLVMLICFELQEFVMGIKEMPRLARFIPKIMLAITVTACDEVYRKIACWLNDMENYRLQSAYEKNLIIKMVLFQFVNSYLSLFYIGFYLKDMERLKEMLATLLIIRQFLQNVKEVLQPYLYERHKLGELTLRGVWDLMLSVLLKYARLAAGKAQASPTDQTMPGPGLRGTRPGVWHLERREKKCLNGGCGVADEEEGGERDEADSGRFSEGETEEESLIDCGLKLRKVSFIEKVDRRPACSGPPMENSFLEDGSPTMVEKGMDPASVFEMCDDDDDNGIHDVKDSGGGGTEGNNAAAAAAAGSAASLPSGPESSTSLRHRRRGRSVERPEPKMRKESWIDPPEESESTTITQAEMESCMQTYADTFQDYQEMFVQFGYVVLFSSAFPLAAMCALINNIIEIRSDAFKLCTGLQRPFGIRVENIGQWQTAMEAMGLIAIIVNCYLIGQCGQLQRLFPWLSPEMAIISIVILEHFAILLKYVIHVAIPDIPTWVREEMAKLDYQRREAFKKHERQAQQHYQQLQRRKREEEERQRQAEHMARRERERDDGKNDSSGDHHHDKNHSSKSRSGGGGGGASSSDKPKRPSSLLANNNVMKLKQIIPLQNKFSSSGARSPQSPTGSEPKLPGFLSFKFLKSPENKKEGATASSAAATSTTATASSSSSSLSGSSSQERSQSPSKAFNPGKLFNFGKSEGGACVNGAPLPRSGEGSSSQVSERQSSRSDLNGVPDEIPSPGGEGSENGHTTDLDLASSKM; this comes from the exons ATAAGTTGTTTGGAAAGCGGCTGCTGCAGGCCGGGAGACACATCATGTCTCATAAGTCCTGGATGAAAACGGTGCCCACAGAGAACTGTGATGTCCTCATGACATTTGCAG ATGCCACAGATGACCACACGTTACTATGGCTACTGAACCACATCCGGCTGGGAATCCCAGAGCTCATCATCCAAATCCGACACCATAAGAAGACCAGAGTCTACGCATTCTTCATTACAGCTACATATGAAAA TTTACTGCGTGGTGCTGAGGAAATGGGACTGAGGAAGGCGGTGAAACCCGAGTTTGGTGGCGGAACGCGAATCTTCTCCTGTGAAGAGGACTACATCTATGAGAACATCGAGAGCGAGCTGTGCTTCTTCACTTCACAG GAGAGACAGAGCATCATTAGATACTGGCTGGACAATCTACGTGCCAAACATGGGGAGGTTCTTCATAATATCAACTTCCTAGAGGGCCAGCCAATCA TCCCAGAGTTGAGTGCGAGAGGTGTGATCCAGCAAGTATTTCCTCTCCACGAGCAAAGGATCCTCAGTCAGCTGATGAAGTCTTGGGTGCAGGCTGTTTGTGAGAAACAGCCTTTAG ATGATATCTGTGACTACTTTGGGGTAAAGATCGCTATGTACTTTGCCTGGCTGGGTTTCTACACCACTTCTATGTTATATCCTGCTGTGATTGGGTTTGtgctctggatgctcacagagTCAGATCAG ACGAGTCGTGACATCTGCTGCGTGGTGTTTGCACTGTTCAACGTGGTGTGGGCCACTCTGTTTTTGGAGCGGTGGAAGAGGAGGGGTGCTGAGCTGGCGTACAAGTGGGGAACTCTGGACACACCCGCCGAATCCCTGGAGGAACCACGACCTCAGTTTCGG GGAATCAAGCGCTGCAGCCCTATAACCGGATGTGAGGAGTTCTACTATCCTCCATGGCGGAGGCGTGTATTCAGGTGGCTGGTCAGCCTGCCCATCTGTATCCTCTGTCTTTGCTTTGTCTTCCTGGTCATGCTCATCTGCTTTGAGCTGCAG GAGTTTGTGATGGGGATCAAGGAAATGCCTCGGCTAGCTCGCTTCATCCCCAAAATCATGCTAGCTATCACTGTGACCGCATGTGACGAGGTGTACAGGAAAATCGCCTGCTGGCTCAATGACATGG AAAACTATAGACTCCAGAGTGCCTATGAGAAAAATCTCATCATCAAAATGGTTCTT TTTCAGTTTGTAAATTCTTATCTCAGCCTTTTTTACATTGGATTCTACCTCAAAGACATGGAGCGCCTGAAGGAG ATGCTGGCCACTCTACTCATCATCCGCCAGTTCCTTCAAAATGTGAAAGAGGTGCTGCAGCCTTACCTGTACGAGCGCCACAAGCTGGGGGAGCTCACACTGAGAGGTGTGTGGGACCTGATGCTCTCAGTGCTGCTTAAATATGCCCGGCTGGCAGCTGGAAAAGCCCAGGCCTCTCCCACTGACCAGACCATGCCAGGGCCTGGACTGAGGGGCACCAGGCCTGGAGTGTGGCACCTGGAACGAAG GGAAAAGAAGTGTTTGAACGGTGGATGTGGAGTGGCtgatgaggaggagggaggTGAGAGAGACGAGGCTGACAGCGGGAGGTTCAGTGAaggagagacagaggaggaAAGTTTGATTGATTGCGGCTTGAAGCTGAGGAAAGTCAGCTTCATAGAGAAG GTGGACAGAAGGCCAGCCTGTAGTGGACCCCCAATGGAAAACAGTTTTCTTGAAGACGGGAGCCCCACTATGGTTGAAAAAGGAATGGACCCTGCCTCTGTGTTTGAAATGTGCGACGACGATGATGATAATGGGATCCATGATGTGAAGGACTCTGGAGGGGGCGGGACTGAGGGAAataatgctgctgctgctgcagctgctggcaGCGCTGCCTCGCTGCCCTCTGGGCCTGAGAGCAGCACATCACTGCGTCACAGGAGAAGAGGCCGGAGTGTAGAGAGGCCCGAGCCCAAAATGAGAAAAGAGTCGTGGATAGATCCTCCTGAGGAGAGTGAGAGCACAACGATCACTCAGGCTGAGATGGAGAGCTGCATGCAGACATATGCC GACACCTTCCAAGACTATCAAGAGATGTTTGTCCAATTTGGCTACGTGGTGCTCTTCTCGTCTGCCTTTCCTCTGGCTGCCATGTGTGCTCTCATCAACAACATCATTGAGATTCGCAGTGATGCCTTTAAGCTGTGCACTGGGCTGCAGAGGCCATTTGGGATCCGAGTGGAGAACATCGGCCAGTGGCAG ACTGCGATGGAAGCCATGGGCCTCATTGCCATCATAGTGAATTGTTACCTGATTGGTCAGTGCGGTCAGCTACAGCGCCTCTTTCCCTGGCTCAGCCCTGAGATGGCCATCATTTCCATTGTCATCCTCGAG CACTTTGCAATCCTCCTGAAGTACGTCATCCATGTGGCTATTCCTGACATTCCTACGTGGGTCAGAGAAGAGATGGCTAAACTTGATTATCAGCGCAGGGAGGCCTTTAAG AAGCATGAGCGGCAGGCGCAGCAGCATTACCAGCAGCTGCAGCGGAGGaagagggaggaggaagagaggcagAGGCAAGCGGAGCATATGGCCCGCAGAGAGAGGGAGCGGGACGACGGCAAAAATGACTCCTCTGGGGATCACCACCACGACAaaaatcacagcagcaaatctcgTTCCGGGGGTGGAGGGGGAGGGGCCAGCAGCTCGGACAAACCCAAAAGGCCGAGCTCTCTTTTGGCCAATAATAATGTGATGAAGCTGAAGCAGATCATCCCACTGCAGAATAAATTCTCCTCAAGTGGCGCCCGCTCCCCTCAGTCACCCACTGGCAGCGAGCCCAAACTGCCTGGATTCTTGAGCTTCAAATTCCTCAAGTCACCTGAGAATAAAAAGGAAGGCGCTACAGCTTCTTCTGCTGCAGCCACTTCCACCACAGCGACAGCATCATCGTCTTCATCTTCATTATCAGGTAGCAGCTCTCAGGAGCGTTCTCAGTCACCCAGTAAAGCCTTCAACCCCGGGAAATTGTTTAACTTTGGGAAATCTGAAGGAGGAGCGTGTGTGAACGGGGCTCCACTGCCCAGATCTGGAGAAGGATCATCATCGCAGGTATCGGAAAGACAGTCTTCCCGGTCTGACCTGAATGGTGTTCCCGATGAGATCCCCTCGCCTGGAGGTGAAGGCTCCGAGAACGGACATACCACAGACTTAGACCTAGCCAGTTCTAAAATGTAG
- the ano8b gene encoding anoctamin-8 isoform X3: MLENVLQRGKALWSKMKLSQFLYKLFGKRLLQAGRHIMSHKSWMKTVPTENCDVLMTFADATDDHTLLWLLNHIRLGIPELIIQIRHHKKTRVYAFFITATYENLLRGAEEMGLRKAVKPEFGGGTRIFSCEEDYIYENIESELCFFTSQERQSIIRYWLDNLRAKHGEVLHNINFLEGQPIIPELSARGVIQQVFPLHEQRILSQLMKSWVQAVCEKQPLDDICDYFGVKIAMYFAWLGFYTTSMLYPAVIGFVLWMLTESDQTSRDICCVVFALFNVVWATLFLERWKRRGAELAYKWGTLDTPAESLEEPRPQFRGIKRCSPITGCEEFYYPPWRRRVFRWLVSLPICILCLCFVFLVMLICFELQEFVMGIKEMPRLARFIPKIMLAITVTACDEVYRKIACWLNDMENYRLQSAYEKNLIIKMVLFQFVNSYLSLFYIGFYLKDMERLKEMLATLLIIRQFLQNVKEVLQPYLYERHKLGELTLRGVWDLMLSVLLKYARLAAGKAQASPTDQTMPGPGLRGTRPGVWHLERREKKCLNGGCGVADEEEGGERDEADSGRFSEGETEEESLIDCGLKLRKVSFIEKVDRRPACSGPPMENSFLEDGSPTMVEKGMDPASVFEMCDDDDDNGIHDVKDSGGGGTEGNNAAAAAAAGSAASLPSGPESSTSLRHRRRGRSVERPEPKMRKESWIDPPEESESTTITQAEMESCMQTYADTFQDYQEMFVQFGYVVLFSSAFPLAAMCALINNIIEIRSDAFKLCTGLQRPFGIRVENIGQWQTAMEAMGLIAIIVNCYLIGQCGQLQRLFPWLSPEMAIISIVILEHFAILLKYVIHVAIPDIPTWVREEMAKLDYQRREAFKKHERQAQQHYQQLQRRKREEEERQRQAEHMARRERERDDGKNDSSGDHHHDKNHSSKSRSGGGGGGASSSDKPKRPSSLLANNNVMKLKQIIPLQNKFSSSGARSPQSPTGSEPKLPGFLSFKFLKSPENKKEGATASSAAATSTTATASSSSSSLSGSSSQERSQSPSKAFNPGKLFNFGKSEGGACVNGAPLPRSGEGSSSQVSERQSSRSDLNGVPDEIPSPGGEGSENGHTTDLDLASSKM; the protein is encoded by the exons ATAAGTTGTTTGGAAAGCGGCTGCTGCAGGCCGGGAGACACATCATGTCTCATAAGTCCTGGATGAAAACGGTGCCCACAGAGAACTGTGATGTCCTCATGACATTTGCAG ATGCCACAGATGACCACACGTTACTATGGCTACTGAACCACATCCGGCTGGGAATCCCAGAGCTCATCATCCAAATCCGACACCATAAGAAGACCAGAGTCTACGCATTCTTCATTACAGCTACATATGAAAA TTTACTGCGTGGTGCTGAGGAAATGGGACTGAGGAAGGCGGTGAAACCCGAGTTTGGTGGCGGAACGCGAATCTTCTCCTGTGAAGAGGACTACATCTATGAGAACATCGAGAGCGAGCTGTGCTTCTTCACTTCACAG GAGAGACAGAGCATCATTAGATACTGGCTGGACAATCTACGTGCCAAACATGGGGAGGTTCTTCATAATATCAACTTCCTAGAGGGCCAGCCAATCA TCCCAGAGTTGAGTGCGAGAGGTGTGATCCAGCAAGTATTTCCTCTCCACGAGCAAAGGATCCTCAGTCAGCTGATGAAGTCTTGGGTGCAGGCTGTTTGTGAGAAACAGCCTTTAG ATGATATCTGTGACTACTTTGGGGTAAAGATCGCTATGTACTTTGCCTGGCTGGGTTTCTACACCACTTCTATGTTATATCCTGCTGTGATTGGGTTTGtgctctggatgctcacagagTCAGATCAG ACGAGTCGTGACATCTGCTGCGTGGTGTTTGCACTGTTCAACGTGGTGTGGGCCACTCTGTTTTTGGAGCGGTGGAAGAGGAGGGGTGCTGAGCTGGCGTACAAGTGGGGAACTCTGGACACACCCGCCGAATCCCTGGAGGAACCACGACCTCAGTTTCGG GGAATCAAGCGCTGCAGCCCTATAACCGGATGTGAGGAGTTCTACTATCCTCCATGGCGGAGGCGTGTATTCAGGTGGCTGGTCAGCCTGCCCATCTGTATCCTCTGTCTTTGCTTTGTCTTCCTGGTCATGCTCATCTGCTTTGAGCTGCAG GAGTTTGTGATGGGGATCAAGGAAATGCCTCGGCTAGCTCGCTTCATCCCCAAAATCATGCTAGCTATCACTGTGACCGCATGTGACGAGGTGTACAGGAAAATCGCCTGCTGGCTCAATGACATGG AAAACTATAGACTCCAGAGTGCCTATGAGAAAAATCTCATCATCAAAATGGTTCTT TTTCAGTTTGTAAATTCTTATCTCAGCCTTTTTTACATTGGATTCTACCTCAAAGACATGGAGCGCCTGAAGGAG ATGCTGGCCACTCTACTCATCATCCGCCAGTTCCTTCAAAATGTGAAAGAGGTGCTGCAGCCTTACCTGTACGAGCGCCACAAGCTGGGGGAGCTCACACTGAGAGGTGTGTGGGACCTGATGCTCTCAGTGCTGCTTAAATATGCCCGGCTGGCAGCTGGAAAAGCCCAGGCCTCTCCCACTGACCAGACCATGCCAGGGCCTGGACTGAGGGGCACCAGGCCTGGAGTGTGGCACCTGGAACGAAG GGAAAAGAAGTGTTTGAACGGTGGATGTGGAGTGGCtgatgaggaggagggaggTGAGAGAGACGAGGCTGACAGCGGGAGGTTCAGTGAaggagagacagaggaggaAAGTTTGATTGATTGCGGCTTGAAGCTGAGGAAAGTCAGCTTCATAGAGAAG GTGGACAGAAGGCCAGCCTGTAGTGGACCCCCAATGGAAAACAGTTTTCTTGAAGACGGGAGCCCCACTATGGTTGAAAAAGGAATGGACCCTGCCTCTGTGTTTGAAATGTGCGACGACGATGATGATAATGGGATCCATGATGTGAAGGACTCTGGAGGGGGCGGGACTGAGGGAAataatgctgctgctgctgcagctgctggcaGCGCTGCCTCGCTGCCCTCTGGGCCTGAGAGCAGCACATCACTGCGTCACAGGAGAAGAGGCCGGAGTGTAGAGAGGCCCGAGCCCAAAATGAGAAAAGAGTCGTGGATAGATCCTCCTGAGGAGAGTGAGAGCACAACGATCACTCAGGCTGAGATGGAGAGCTGCATGCAGACATATGCC GACACCTTCCAAGACTATCAAGAGATGTTTGTCCAATTTGGCTACGTGGTGCTCTTCTCGTCTGCCTTTCCTCTGGCTGCCATGTGTGCTCTCATCAACAACATCATTGAGATTCGCAGTGATGCCTTTAAGCTGTGCACTGGGCTGCAGAGGCCATTTGGGATCCGAGTGGAGAACATCGGCCAGTGGCAG ACTGCGATGGAAGCCATGGGCCTCATTGCCATCATAGTGAATTGTTACCTGATTGGTCAGTGCGGTCAGCTACAGCGCCTCTTTCCCTGGCTCAGCCCTGAGATGGCCATCATTTCCATTGTCATCCTCGAG CACTTTGCAATCCTCCTGAAGTACGTCATCCATGTGGCTATTCCTGACATTCCTACGTGGGTCAGAGAAGAGATGGCTAAACTTGATTATCAGCGCAGGGAGGCCTTTAAG AAGCATGAGCGGCAGGCGCAGCAGCATTACCAGCAGCTGCAGCGGAGGaagagggaggaggaagagaggcagAGGCAAGCGGAGCATATGGCCCGCAGAGAGAGGGAGCGGGACGACGGCAAAAATGACTCCTCTGGGGATCACCACCACGACAaaaatcacagcagcaaatctcgTTCCGGGGGTGGAGGGGGAGGGGCCAGCAGCTCGGACAAACCCAAAAGGCCGAGCTCTCTTTTGGCCAATAATAATGTGATGAAGCTGAAGCAGATCATCCCACTGCAGAATAAATTCTCCTCAAGTGGCGCCCGCTCCCCTCAGTCACCCACTGGCAGCGAGCCCAAACTGCCTGGATTCTTGAGCTTCAAATTCCTCAAGTCACCTGAGAATAAAAAGGAAGGCGCTACAGCTTCTTCTGCTGCAGCCACTTCCACCACAGCGACAGCATCATCGTCTTCATCTTCATTATCAGGTAGCAGCTCTCAGGAGCGTTCTCAGTCACCCAGTAAAGCCTTCAACCCCGGGAAATTGTTTAACTTTGGGAAATCTGAAGGAGGAGCGTGTGTGAACGGGGCTCCACTGCCCAGATCTGGAGAAGGATCATCATCGCAGGTATCGGAAAGACAGTCTTCCCGGTCTGACCTGAATGGTGTTCCCGATGAGATCCCCTCGCCTGGAGGTGAAGGCTCCGAGAACGGACATACCACAGACTTAGACCTAGCCAGTTCTAAAATGTAG
- the ano8b gene encoding anoctamin-8 isoform X2, protein MPDTGTAAAGAAAAAGGAATSSDGSESSRHRHRSQQGDAEKPDPGAAPQQSSSGVLDKLFGKRLLQAGRHIMSHKSWMKTVPTENCDVLMTFADATDDHTLLWLLNHIRLGIPELIIQIRHHKKTRVYAFFITATYENLLRGAEEMGLRKAVKPEFGGGTRIFSCEEDYIYENIESELCFFTSQERQSIIRYWLDNLRAKHGEVLHNINFLEGQPIIPELSARGVIQQVFPLHEQRILSQLMKSWVQAVCEKQPLDDICDYFGVKIAMYFAWLGFYTTSMLYPAVIGFVLWMLTESDQTSRDICCVVFALFNVVWATLFLERWKRRGAELAYKWGTLDTPAESLEEPRPQFRGIKRCSPITGCEEFYYPPWRRRVFRWLVSLPICILCLCFVFLVMLICFELQEFVMGIKEMPRLARFIPKIMLAITVTACDEVYRKIACWLNDMENYRLQSAYEKNLIIKMVLMLATLLIIRQFLQNVKEVLQPYLYERHKLGELTLRGVWDLMLSVLLKYARLAAGKAQASPTDQTMPGPGLRGTRPGVWHLERREKKCLNGGCGVADEEEGGERDEADSGRFSEGETEEESLIDCGLKLRKVSFIEKVDRRPACSGPPMENSFLEDGSPTMVEKGMDPASVFEMCDDDDDNGIHDVKDSGGGGTEGNNAAAAAAAGSAASLPSGPESSTSLRHRRRGRSVERPEPKMRKESWIDPPEESESTTITQAEMESCMQTYADTFQDYQEMFVQFGYVVLFSSAFPLAAMCALINNIIEIRSDAFKLCTGLQRPFGIRVENIGQWQTAMEAMGLIAIIVNCYLIGQCGQLQRLFPWLSPEMAIISIVILEHFAILLKYVIHVAIPDIPTWVREEMAKLDYQRREAFKKHERQAQQHYQQLQRRKREEEERQRQAEHMARRERERDDGKNDSSGDHHHDKNHSSKSRSGGGGGGASSSDKPKRPSSLLANNNVMKLKQIIPLQNKFSSSGARSPQSPTGSEPKLPGFLSFKFLKSPENKKEGATASSAAATSTTATASSSSSSLSGSSSQERSQSPSKAFNPGKLFNFGKSEGGACVNGAPLPRSGEGSSSQVSERQSSRSDLNGVPDEIPSPGGEGSENGHTTDLDLASSKM, encoded by the exons ATAAGTTGTTTGGAAAGCGGCTGCTGCAGGCCGGGAGACACATCATGTCTCATAAGTCCTGGATGAAAACGGTGCCCACAGAGAACTGTGATGTCCTCATGACATTTGCAG ATGCCACAGATGACCACACGTTACTATGGCTACTGAACCACATCCGGCTGGGAATCCCAGAGCTCATCATCCAAATCCGACACCATAAGAAGACCAGAGTCTACGCATTCTTCATTACAGCTACATATGAAAA TTTACTGCGTGGTGCTGAGGAAATGGGACTGAGGAAGGCGGTGAAACCCGAGTTTGGTGGCGGAACGCGAATCTTCTCCTGTGAAGAGGACTACATCTATGAGAACATCGAGAGCGAGCTGTGCTTCTTCACTTCACAG GAGAGACAGAGCATCATTAGATACTGGCTGGACAATCTACGTGCCAAACATGGGGAGGTTCTTCATAATATCAACTTCCTAGAGGGCCAGCCAATCA TCCCAGAGTTGAGTGCGAGAGGTGTGATCCAGCAAGTATTTCCTCTCCACGAGCAAAGGATCCTCAGTCAGCTGATGAAGTCTTGGGTGCAGGCTGTTTGTGAGAAACAGCCTTTAG ATGATATCTGTGACTACTTTGGGGTAAAGATCGCTATGTACTTTGCCTGGCTGGGTTTCTACACCACTTCTATGTTATATCCTGCTGTGATTGGGTTTGtgctctggatgctcacagagTCAGATCAG ACGAGTCGTGACATCTGCTGCGTGGTGTTTGCACTGTTCAACGTGGTGTGGGCCACTCTGTTTTTGGAGCGGTGGAAGAGGAGGGGTGCTGAGCTGGCGTACAAGTGGGGAACTCTGGACACACCCGCCGAATCCCTGGAGGAACCACGACCTCAGTTTCGG GGAATCAAGCGCTGCAGCCCTATAACCGGATGTGAGGAGTTCTACTATCCTCCATGGCGGAGGCGTGTATTCAGGTGGCTGGTCAGCCTGCCCATCTGTATCCTCTGTCTTTGCTTTGTCTTCCTGGTCATGCTCATCTGCTTTGAGCTGCAG GAGTTTGTGATGGGGATCAAGGAAATGCCTCGGCTAGCTCGCTTCATCCCCAAAATCATGCTAGCTATCACTGTGACCGCATGTGACGAGGTGTACAGGAAAATCGCCTGCTGGCTCAATGACATGG AAAACTATAGACTCCAGAGTGCCTATGAGAAAAATCTCATCATCAAAATGGTTCTT ATGCTGGCCACTCTACTCATCATCCGCCAGTTCCTTCAAAATGTGAAAGAGGTGCTGCAGCCTTACCTGTACGAGCGCCACAAGCTGGGGGAGCTCACACTGAGAGGTGTGTGGGACCTGATGCTCTCAGTGCTGCTTAAATATGCCCGGCTGGCAGCTGGAAAAGCCCAGGCCTCTCCCACTGACCAGACCATGCCAGGGCCTGGACTGAGGGGCACCAGGCCTGGAGTGTGGCACCTGGAACGAAG GGAAAAGAAGTGTTTGAACGGTGGATGTGGAGTGGCtgatgaggaggagggaggTGAGAGAGACGAGGCTGACAGCGGGAGGTTCAGTGAaggagagacagaggaggaAAGTTTGATTGATTGCGGCTTGAAGCTGAGGAAAGTCAGCTTCATAGAGAAG GTGGACAGAAGGCCAGCCTGTAGTGGACCCCCAATGGAAAACAGTTTTCTTGAAGACGGGAGCCCCACTATGGTTGAAAAAGGAATGGACCCTGCCTCTGTGTTTGAAATGTGCGACGACGATGATGATAATGGGATCCATGATGTGAAGGACTCTGGAGGGGGCGGGACTGAGGGAAataatgctgctgctgctgcagctgctggcaGCGCTGCCTCGCTGCCCTCTGGGCCTGAGAGCAGCACATCACTGCGTCACAGGAGAAGAGGCCGGAGTGTAGAGAGGCCCGAGCCCAAAATGAGAAAAGAGTCGTGGATAGATCCTCCTGAGGAGAGTGAGAGCACAACGATCACTCAGGCTGAGATGGAGAGCTGCATGCAGACATATGCC GACACCTTCCAAGACTATCAAGAGATGTTTGTCCAATTTGGCTACGTGGTGCTCTTCTCGTCTGCCTTTCCTCTGGCTGCCATGTGTGCTCTCATCAACAACATCATTGAGATTCGCAGTGATGCCTTTAAGCTGTGCACTGGGCTGCAGAGGCCATTTGGGATCCGAGTGGAGAACATCGGCCAGTGGCAG ACTGCGATGGAAGCCATGGGCCTCATTGCCATCATAGTGAATTGTTACCTGATTGGTCAGTGCGGTCAGCTACAGCGCCTCTTTCCCTGGCTCAGCCCTGAGATGGCCATCATTTCCATTGTCATCCTCGAG CACTTTGCAATCCTCCTGAAGTACGTCATCCATGTGGCTATTCCTGACATTCCTACGTGGGTCAGAGAAGAGATGGCTAAACTTGATTATCAGCGCAGGGAGGCCTTTAAG AAGCATGAGCGGCAGGCGCAGCAGCATTACCAGCAGCTGCAGCGGAGGaagagggaggaggaagagaggcagAGGCAAGCGGAGCATATGGCCCGCAGAGAGAGGGAGCGGGACGACGGCAAAAATGACTCCTCTGGGGATCACCACCACGACAaaaatcacagcagcaaatctcgTTCCGGGGGTGGAGGGGGAGGGGCCAGCAGCTCGGACAAACCCAAAAGGCCGAGCTCTCTTTTGGCCAATAATAATGTGATGAAGCTGAAGCAGATCATCCCACTGCAGAATAAATTCTCCTCAAGTGGCGCCCGCTCCCCTCAGTCACCCACTGGCAGCGAGCCCAAACTGCCTGGATTCTTGAGCTTCAAATTCCTCAAGTCACCTGAGAATAAAAAGGAAGGCGCTACAGCTTCTTCTGCTGCAGCCACTTCCACCACAGCGACAGCATCATCGTCTTCATCTTCATTATCAGGTAGCAGCTCTCAGGAGCGTTCTCAGTCACCCAGTAAAGCCTTCAACCCCGGGAAATTGTTTAACTTTGGGAAATCTGAAGGAGGAGCGTGTGTGAACGGGGCTCCACTGCCCAGATCTGGAGAAGGATCATCATCGCAGGTATCGGAAAGACAGTCTTCCCGGTCTGACCTGAATGGTGTTCCCGATGAGATCCCCTCGCCTGGAGGTGAAGGCTCCGAGAACGGACATACCACAGACTTAGACCTAGCCAGTTCTAAAATGTAG